A genomic stretch from Lathyrus oleraceus cultivar Zhongwan6 chromosome 2, CAAS_Psat_ZW6_1.0, whole genome shotgun sequence includes:
- the LOC127123503 gene encoding uncharacterized protein LOC127123503, with amino-acid sequence MESSKRNIYSFNFKDPDLRSLRDLVSQMHPVYRINFGKNYGNLLNMLNQRVDHTTLVTLAQFYDLPCFTFQDFQLAPTLEEFERLVRIPMKNKPLFEGIYESLPLEIITSTLHMDEREVKANLETKGNTKGFSLSFLLERAHTLLKAESWDACYFAIALAIYGIILFPNMDGFIDLVVICIFLTGNPVPTLLADVYYYMSHRYTKKKEMIACCAPLLYQWFLEHLPKTGVWVEQTDTSWPQRLGSLRSEGLSWYSKEYINMDIIFSSGDFPNLPLIGTQGCVNSNPVLSLRQLGYPMEGPLEARFLEAFLLLGFGVENPSLFQRIKEAWKNVNRKGRANLGRANGITKEPYFHWVKERVEMIKMPFVTRTPVPLPEPKLTHIPTEEVDKLKITMAKLERENEELKLKLQQVINEKNTIKWELERKDVQLQAHVEKFNKEEHKRKKIKVRLEQADLCLDTLKGQLRQAQKECQDNEHWWHLAIKENKTIRDTLGAQIKELTIYVRHAKAEADQERRLKNIATEASRVSPIIWEEKCREVRDVKESASYWKSQLESLHQDNSICLKEREYMI; translated from the coding sequence atggaatcaagcaaaagaaacatttacTCTTTCAACTTTAAAGATCCCGATCTAAGAAGCTTACGTGACTTGGTCTCCCAGATGCACCCGGTATACAGAATCAATTTTGGGAAGAATTATGGCAATCTGCTCAACATGCTCAACCAACGAGTGGACCATACAACTTTAGTCACTCTGGCCCAATTCTATGACCTACCTTGTTTCACATTCCAAGATTTCCAGCTAGCACCAACGTTGGAAGAATTCGAGCGTCTTGTTAGGATTCCTATGAAGAACAAGCCACTGTTTGAAGGGATATATGAATCTTTGCCCCTTGAGATCATTACTAGCACGCTTCACATGGACGAAAGGGAAGTAAAGGCTAACCTAGAGACCAaagggaataccaaaggattttcGCTAAGCTTTCTCTTGGAAAGAGCTCATACCCTACTAAAGGCAGAAAGCTGGGACGCTTGTTACTTCGCTATTGCGTTGGCTATCTATGGCATCATCCTGTTCCCAAATATGGATGGTTTCATAGACCTGGTTGTTATCTGCATCTTCCTCACCGGAAACCCAGTACCCACCTTGTTAGCTGATGTTTACTATTACATGAGCCATAGGTACACCAAGAAGAAAGAAAtgattgcttgttgtgctcctttaCTATATCAGTGGTTTCTTGAGCATCTTCCAAAGACAGGTGTTTGGGTAGAACAGACAGATACTAGTTGGCCTCAGAGATTGGGGTCGCTCCGATCCGAAGGTCTTTCTTGGTATTCCAAAGAATACATCAACATGGACATCATATTCAGCTCTGGAGATTTCCCTAATCTACCACTtattggaactcaaggatgtgtGAATTCTAACCCGGTTCTATCACTAAGACAGCTTGGCTACCCAATGGAAGGCCCTCTAGAGGCAAGGTTTTTGGAAGCTTTCTTGTTGCTTGGCTTTGGGGTTGAGAATCCTAGCTTGTTCCAACGAATCAAAGAGGCTTGGAAGAATGTCAATCGAAAAGGGAGAGCTAATTTGGGGAGAGCTaatgggattacaaaagaaccatattttcatTGGGTAAAGGAAAGGGTGGAGATGATCAAAATGCCATTCGTCACTCGGACACCTGTACCTCTTCctgaacctaagctcacccatATCCCTACTGAAGAAGTGGATAAACTCAAGATCACCATGGCAAAATTAGAAAGAGAAAATGAAGAGTTGAAGTTAAAACTCCAACAAGTCATCAATGAGAAAAACACCATAAAGTGGGAGCTTGAGAGAAAGGATGTACAACTTCAAGCACATGTGGAAAAGTTTAACAAAGAGGAGCATAAAAGGAAAAAGATCAAGGTGCGATTAGAACAAGCTGACCTTTGTCTAGATACTCTTAAGGGTCAATTACGACAAGCCCAGAAGGAATGTCAGGACAATGAGCATTGGTGGCATCTGGCCATAAAGGAAAACAAGACGATAAGAgatacacttggggctcagataaaAGAACTCACCATTTATGTTCGTCATGCAAAGGCTGAAGCGGATCAAGAACGCCGACTCAAAAATATAGCCACCGAAGCTTCTAGGGTTTCACCCATAATATGGGAGGAGAAGTGTCGAGAAGTGAGAGACGTAAAAGAGTCTGCCAGCTATTGGAAGAGCCAGCTAGAGTCATTACACCAAGACAACTCCATATGCTTGAAGGAACGAGAGTATATGATTTaa